AGGGTTAAAAGGTCGGCCCATTGAGGCTACCCTGGTTAACTACCTGATTAACATTCTGGGGGTTACCCTCCAGATTGTCCTGGTTGTTGCTATCCTGGGCTTCTTTGGCATTGAGACCACTTCCTTCGCTGCTCTTCTGGCTGCAGCCGGAATTGCCGTTGGTGCAGCCTGGTCTGGATTGTTGGCTAACTTTGCTGCTGGTGCGTTTTTAATTATTTTCCACCCCTTTCGAGTCGGTGACTTTGTCTCAGCCGGGGGGGTGACTGGTACGGTGAAGGAGATGGGGTTATTTGTAACGACGATCGACACCCTGGATAATGTACAAACGATTATCGGGAACAACAAAATTTTTTCGGATAATATTCAAAACTTTTCCTCCAATCCCTACCGCCGGGTGGATCTGGTGGCTCAGTTGAATCATGGGGTCAGCCATCAGACAGCGATCGCCCTGTTGAAAGAGAAGCTGAGCCAGATTCCCAACGTCCTGGTGGAACCAGCTCCAGATGTGGAAATTTTGGAGTTTAATCTGGCCGGTCCAGTACTGGCCGTCCGACCTTACTGTAACAATACCCATTACTGGCAAGTTTACTTTGATACGAACAAAATGATTCGGGAAACCTTTGGCGATGCTGGGTATCCAGTTCCAGAGCAGCACTATGCAATTCGACAGTCCTGAAGCATGACCCCTTCAGTTGAAGCTGCGACCGTTGTTTACTGCAGAGGTGCGGAAGACGCAGAGGGTATTCTCGGCGAATTCTGCGCCTTCTCGGTTTATTTTGACCGCTGAGGGGGGACCCCCTTGCGGTACTCTAGTAAGAGTGTCTTTAGCCAGCTTTTTGACCTATGTCCGCTGCCGTAACATCTCCTATCTCCAGTCCTCCCCGCCCAATTCGGATTGGCTCTCGGAAGAGTCAGCTTGCTTTGGTGCAGACCCATTGGGTGCAGGAACAGTTGCAGAGCCATTTTCCGAATCGAACTTTTGAAGTTCATACGATGAGCACTCAGGGGGACAAAATTCTGGATGT
The DNA window shown above is from Leptolyngbya sp. 'hensonii' and carries:
- a CDS encoding mechanosensitive ion channel family protein, with product MNPEAINGILTTASSVVTSFALKLLGAIALWIFGRWLINLSLGLIRRGLKGRPIEATLVNYLINILGVTLQIVLVVAILGFFGIETTSFAALLAAAGIAVGAAWSGLLANFAAGAFLIIFHPFRVGDFVSAGGVTGTVKEMGLFVTTIDTLDNVQTIIGNNKIFSDNIQNFSSNPYRRVDLVAQLNHGVSHQTAIALLKEKLSQIPNVLVEPAPDVEILEFNLAGPVLAVRPYCNNTHYWQVYFDTNKMIRETFGDAGYPVPEQHYAIRQS